One part of the Desulfuromonadaceae bacterium genome encodes these proteins:
- a CDS encoding MFS transporter, with translation MFLLPMAIITLYWQDRVGLSLTDIMVLQGVFSLATLLFEYPSGYISDRIGYRRALLIASGIGVCGWAVYTIADTFALVMVAEILLGAAFAFISGSDTALLFESLRWTGREEGYARHDGRMAGWAQTGEACGALFAGAVYALSPTLPFLLQVGIWTLAFAVALTLWEPPVKSEHQHPNHLRAAGEVIRYALHDNRALRASLLLTTLFGLASFYPVWLIQPYLREAGTPLIWFGPIWAGANLTVALFSFLSQRVHFSLGDSKLALLCGGLSVAGYLILGFYGGIFCFLGYYLLTAMRGLQGPFLRHHLQRHSSRHNRASILSLKSLIFRLGFVATGPLVGVGADRYGIATAFLLIGGCLTPILLLQLRDFRRLR, from the coding sequence ATGTTCCTGCTGCCAATGGCGATTATCACCCTCTACTGGCAGGATCGGGTTGGTCTCAGCCTGACTGACATCATGGTTCTGCAAGGGGTCTTTTCCCTCGCCACCCTGCTCTTCGAATACCCCTCTGGCTACATCAGTGATCGCATCGGTTACCGCCGTGCCCTGCTGATCGCGTCCGGCATTGGTGTCTGCGGCTGGGCGGTCTACACTATCGCCGATACCTTTGCCCTGGTGATGGTCGCGGAGATTCTGCTCGGCGCGGCTTTCGCCTTTATCAGTGGTTCTGATACGGCGCTGCTCTTTGAGTCGTTGCGCTGGACCGGGCGGGAAGAGGGCTATGCACGGCACGACGGGCGCATGGCCGGTTGGGCCCAGACCGGCGAGGCCTGCGGGGCACTCTTTGCCGGAGCGGTTTACGCCCTCTCCCCGACCCTCCCCTTTCTGCTTCAAGTCGGCATCTGGACGCTGGCGTTCGCGGTGGCCCTGACCTTATGGGAGCCACCGGTCAAAAGCGAGCACCAGCACCCCAACCATCTGCGCGCGGCCGGTGAAGTTATTCGCTACGCCCTGCATGACAACCGGGCTTTGCGCGCTTCCCTGTTGCTCACCACCCTCTTCGGGCTGGCCTCCTTCTATCCGGTCTGGCTGATTCAACCGTATCTGCGCGAAGCAGGGACCCCGCTCATCTGGTTCGGTCCGATCTGGGCCGGAGCAAACCTCACCGTGGCGCTCTTTTCATTTCTCAGTCAACGGGTTCATTTTTCATTGGGGGATAGCAAACTGGCACTTCTCTGCGGGGGATTAAGCGTGGCAGGTTATCTCATCCTCGGCTTTTACGGCGGAATATTCTGTTTTCTCGGCTATTATCTGTTGACCGCCATGCGCGGCCTGCAAGGTCCGTTTTTGCGGCATCATCTGCAACGCCACAGCAGCCGTCATAACCGGGCCAGCATCTTGTCTCTCAAGTCGCTGATTTTCCGTCTCGGCTTTGTTGCCACCGGCCCGCTGGTCGGCGTTGGCGCGGATCGCTACGGCATCGCGACGGCGTTTCTGCTCATCGGCGGCTGCCTGACCCCGATCCTGCTGCTCCAGTTGCGCGATTTCCGCCGGCTACGCTGA
- a CDS encoding ferredoxin encodes MARIPVVEQDDCIGCEVCTQICPEVFSMNHAIEKSTVHNPQGASAEKIEQAMDSCPAACIYWQE; translated from the coding sequence ATGGCACGGATTCCCGTTGTTGAACAAGATGATTGCATCGGCTGTGAGGTCTGCACGCAGATCTGCCCCGAGGTCTTTTCGATGAATCATGCTATCGAAAAATCGACTGTCCACAATCCCCAGGGAGCGTCAGCTGAAAAAATTGAGCAGGCCATGGACAGTTGTCCGGCGGCCTGTATCTACTGGCAGGAGTGA
- a CDS encoding ParM/StbA family protein yields the protein MDILGIDIGFGFTKATNGRDTLIYKSVFGEAKELQFQEQILAGSAAQEHLQIEVDGASFFVGELAERQSDVRFFTLDQDQFVTQFAKTLALAAAARLAGSHIPVNLVTGLPIGHYRRHKNDLAKILQGNHAIALIDENGQRQEKTININKVRVIPQPFGSMFNLMLNDLGELGDKRLVHEKIGVIDVGFRTSDYTVADKMRYSERGSRTTDSGISRAFNVIAGKIREKSGVNVELYRLYNAVETGSIKIRGQQYELTNLVDQVFKQLANTVASEVDRLWADDWDIDAIVITGGGGAVLAKYLQPLIHGQLLQSDVMLEDSRLNNVAGYWKFGKHLWARGLGALAAS from the coding sequence GTGGATATTCTCGGGATCGATATTGGTTTTGGTTTTACCAAGGCAACCAATGGCCGTGATACGCTGATTTACAAGTCGGTTTTCGGCGAGGCGAAAGAACTGCAATTTCAGGAACAGATCCTTGCCGGCAGTGCCGCGCAGGAACATCTCCAGATCGAAGTTGACGGGGCGTCTTTTTTTGTCGGTGAGCTGGCGGAGCGCCAGAGTGATGTGCGCTTCTTTACCCTTGATCAGGACCAGTTTGTGACCCAGTTTGCCAAAACCTTGGCATTGGCGGCGGCTGCCCGCCTGGCCGGGAGCCACATCCCGGTGAATCTGGTCACCGGCTTGCCGATTGGCCATTACCGACGGCACAAAAACGATCTCGCCAAAATTTTGCAGGGTAACCACGCCATCGCCTTGATCGATGAAAATGGACAGCGGCAGGAAAAGACGATCAATATCAACAAGGTGCGCGTTATTCCCCAGCCGTTCGGTTCGATGTTTAATCTGATGCTCAACGATCTTGGTGAGTTGGGGGACAAGCGGCTGGTGCATGAAAAAATTGGCGTGATCGATGTCGGATTTCGTACTTCGGACTACACCGTTGCGGACAAGATGCGTTATTCCGAGCGGGGCAGCCGGACGACCGACTCCGGGATCTCCCGTGCCTTTAATGTGATTGCCGGGAAGATTCGCGAAAAAAGCGGGGTTAATGTCGAACTTTACCGCCTTTACAACGCAGTCGAAACCGGTTCAATCAAGATTCGCGGGCAGCAGTACGAACTGACCAATTTGGTCGATCAGGTCTTCAAACAACTGGCCAATACCGTGGCCAGCGAGGTTGATCGACTGTGGGCAGATGATTGGGACATCGACGCGATTGTGATTACCGGTGGTGGTGGCGCGGTGCTGGCCAAATATCTCCAGCCGTTGATTCACGGACAGCTCCTCCAGTCTGACGTCATGCTTGAGGATTCACGACTGAACAATGTGGCGGGTTACTGGAAGTTCGGCAAACATCTTTGGGCGCGTGGTCTTGGTGCCCTTGCTGCCTCTTGA
- the rnr gene encoding ribonuclease R has protein sequence MKKITSADIMRLFPVSARRSHSLKDIQRMLRISSRERSYLRTALDQLLASGQLVLLGNRRYAVPRRGKCVAGELSVHPDGFGFVATPGRDDIYVSGRDLHGAIDGDQVSVVLGAPGRSGRLRGRVDAVLSRKRAQLVGRYYERSGTSHVIPDDPRMSQPVMIAADQREAARDGLVVVAEILPPRAGTVALRGKIIEVLGDPADPAIEMIRIARRFELPTEFPAEVIMAAAQIASVVKEEELAGRRDLRHLPLVTIDGESAKDFDDAVLATREADGNWRLLVAIADVAHYVDAGGVIDLEARRRGTSAYFPAACLPMLPEALSNGICSLQPGVDRLALVAEILLSASGETLAARFDEAVIRSQARLTYTDVFACLSAAVVREAVAQLRPQLTLMAELAGRLERLRRRRGSIDFDLPEAEIILDLRGRPEQIIRSERTIAHGLIEEFMLVANEAAAKFLVDHQFAVLYRVHEPPTIAALDQFREFSAYLNYGLAVAAGDVTPLELQQLLASAAGQPEAHILHRALLRAMRQARYSPEPLGHFGLALSHYCHFTSPIRRYPDLFIHRQLRAALRGATCRYAAGKELARLGEETSLCERRAMEAERDMLRLKKCQFLAEHTGNQFAGVISSVQPFGFFVELEMFLIDGLIKIADLDDDYYLYEAERQRLVGTRRRRIFALGDPCRVTVTQVDIDRRQIDFSLVVD, from the coding sequence ATGAAGAAAATTACTTCAGCTGATATCATGCGTCTTTTTCCGGTCAGTGCCCGACGCTCTCATTCCTTAAAAGACATTCAGCGGATGTTGCGGATTTCAAGCCGGGAACGGAGTTATCTTCGTACTGCACTCGACCAGTTGCTCGCCTCCGGACAACTGGTTCTGCTCGGGAACCGGCGTTACGCGGTGCCCCGTCGCGGTAAGTGCGTTGCGGGGGAGTTGAGTGTGCATCCCGATGGCTTTGGCTTTGTCGCCACACCGGGGCGAGACGATATCTACGTCAGTGGCCGCGACCTGCATGGTGCTATCGATGGTGACCAGGTGAGCGTGGTGCTCGGCGCACCGGGCAGGTCCGGGCGGTTGCGTGGCCGGGTTGACGCGGTCCTCTCCAGAAAACGTGCGCAGCTTGTCGGGCGTTATTACGAACGATCCGGCACCAGTCATGTGATCCCGGATGATCCGCGCATGTCTCAGCCGGTGATGATTGCAGCGGACCAGCGCGAGGCGGCCCGTGATGGTCTGGTGGTTGTCGCAGAAATTCTCCCTCCCCGTGCCGGGACCGTTGCACTGCGTGGAAAGATTATCGAGGTGCTGGGTGATCCGGCAGATCCCGCCATCGAAATGATCCGCATCGCCCGCCGTTTTGAGCTGCCGACCGAGTTTCCGGCTGAGGTCATTATGGCCGCCGCACAGATTGCCTCTGTGGTGAAGGAAGAAGAGCTGGCGGGGCGGCGCGATCTCAGGCATCTTCCGTTGGTGACGATTGACGGAGAGTCCGCCAAAGACTTCGATGATGCGGTACTGGCGACCCGTGAAGCTGACGGCAACTGGCGATTATTGGTTGCCATCGCCGATGTCGCTCATTATGTCGACGCGGGGGGAGTGATCGATCTTGAAGCACGCCGCCGAGGAACCAGTGCCTATTTTCCCGCAGCCTGCCTGCCAATGTTGCCGGAGGCATTGAGCAACGGCATCTGCTCACTGCAACCGGGGGTTGACCGTCTGGCGCTGGTCGCCGAAATTTTGCTGTCAGCGAGCGGTGAAACCCTTGCCGCACGTTTTGATGAAGCGGTGATTCGCAGCCAGGCGCGCCTGACTTATACCGACGTTTTTGCCTGTTTGTCCGCCGCCGTTGTGCGTGAGGCGGTGGCTCAATTGCGTCCGCAACTCACGCTAATGGCGGAGCTGGCAGGCCGACTGGAAAGATTGCGGCGGCGCCGTGGCAGTATCGATTTTGATCTGCCCGAAGCTGAAATTATTCTCGATCTGCGCGGTCGCCCCGAACAGATTATACGCAGTGAGCGGACGATTGCCCATGGCTTGATCGAAGAATTTATGCTGGTTGCCAATGAGGCGGCGGCAAAATTTCTGGTGGATCACCAGTTTGCAGTGCTTTATCGGGTGCATGAACCGCCCACCATTGCCGCCCTTGACCAGTTTCGGGAGTTTTCTGCCTATCTCAATTACGGACTCGCTGTCGCTGCCGGTGACGTTACTCCGCTTGAATTGCAACAGCTGCTGGCCTCGGCAGCAGGTCAGCCTGAAGCACATATTTTGCATCGGGCGCTGTTGCGAGCCATGCGCCAGGCCCGCTACTCTCCAGAACCGCTGGGCCATTTCGGGCTGGCATTATCACATTACTGCCATTTTACCTCTCCGATCAGACGCTATCCTGACCTCTTTATCCATCGTCAGTTGCGCGCCGCACTGCGCGGCGCAACGTGTCGCTATGCAGCAGGAAAAGAGCTGGCACGGCTGGGGGAAGAAACCTCACTGTGTGAGCGACGGGCGATGGAGGCAGAGCGCGACATGCTGAGGTTGAAGAAATGTCAATTTTTGGCTGAACACACCGGGAATCAGTTTGCGGGGGTGATTTCCAGCGTTCAGCCTTTCGGGTTTTTTGTCGAGCTGGAAATGTTTCTGATCGACGGTCTAATAAAAATTGCTGATCTGGATGACGACTATTACCTCTACGAGGCGGAGCGACAACGCCTCGTCGGCACCCGCCGTCGGCGCATCTTCGCCCTGGGGGATCCCTGCCGGGTAACGGTTACGCAGGTTGATATTGATCGCCGCCAGATCGATTTTTCACTGGTGGTCGATTGA
- a CDS encoding bifunctional riboflavin kinase/FAD synthetase produces the protein MRIIRALENVTGALRNPVMTIGNFDGVHLGHRELFRRVVTRAAEYDGDAVVLTFDPHPLKIIAPQRAPRLINTRDEKERLIAASRVDVLLNLPFNATLSSLTAEEFVSRVLVEQVGVRHIIVGFDYAFGAGRRGDIELLARLGEQYRFGVEVAKPVCIDDEVYSSTRIRRMVGAGQMAEVVAYLGRHYNLEGTVVAGVGRGKQLGFPTANLTTEKELIPADGVYAVKVCLDGSIHDGVVNIGSTPTFDAGRYTIEAHLFDLDADLYGKALRVYFIERLRDEKRFADADALTQAIAMDVARAKELLQGARIIEYHEYLG, from the coding sequence ATGCGGATCATTCGAGCTTTGGAGAATGTGACCGGTGCGCTACGCAATCCGGTCATGACGATCGGTAATTTCGACGGCGTGCACCTTGGACATCGCGAACTCTTTCGACGGGTCGTGACCCGCGCCGCCGAGTATGACGGTGATGCCGTGGTGCTGACCTTTGATCCGCATCCGCTTAAAATCATCGCCCCGCAACGTGCGCCACGTTTGATCAATACCCGCGACGAGAAAGAACGCCTGATCGCCGCGTCGCGGGTTGATGTCTTGCTCAATCTTCCTTTTAACGCAACATTAAGTTCATTGACCGCTGAGGAGTTTGTTTCCCGGGTGCTGGTTGAACAGGTCGGTGTGCGCCACATCATCGTCGGTTTTGATTACGCCTTCGGGGCCGGACGCCGCGGCGACATTGAACTGTTAGCGCGGCTTGGTGAGCAGTATCGCTTTGGAGTCGAAGTGGCCAAACCGGTCTGTATTGACGATGAAGTTTACAGTTCGACCCGCATTCGGCGGATGGTCGGTGCCGGGCAGATGGCGGAGGTTGTTGCCTACCTTGGCCGTCATTATAATCTGGAGGGAACGGTCGTCGCCGGTGTCGGGCGCGGCAAACAACTCGGTTTTCCGACCGCGAACCTGACCACGGAGAAAGAGTTGATCCCGGCCGACGGTGTTTATGCGGTCAAGGTCTGTCTTGACGGGTCGATTCACGATGGCGTCGTCAACATCGGCAGTACGCCGACTTTTGACGCCGGTCGTTACACCATTGAGGCGCATCTCTTTGATCTGGATGCCGATCTCTATGGAAAAGCGCTGCGTGTTTATTTTATCGAACGACTGCGGGATGAAAAGCGTTTTGCCGATGCGGATGCATTGACCCAGGCAATTGCCATGGATGTCGCGCGGGCAAAAGAGCTGTTACAGGGTGCGCGAATTATTGAATATCATGAATATCTGGGGTGA
- the pilB gene encoding type IV-A pilus assembly ATPase PilB, with amino-acid sequence MASNRLGELLVRNGLIDEKQLSKGLEEQKLNGGRLGASLIKLGYIKEEELAAFLSRQYGVPSINLSEFEIDPAVISAVPADVSQKYQIIPINRAGSTLIIAMSDPSNIFAIDDIKFMTGYNVEVVVAPEASIKDAIDKYYDQSASLASVMDDLEDIDMEVIEGDEEVDVGSLAQATEDAPVVKLCNLILTDAIKRGASDIHIEPYEKSFRVRYRIDGMLYEVMKPPMKLKNAITSRIKIMAEMDIAERRLPQDGRIKIKLGKDRDMDYRVNCLPTLFGEKICLRLLDKSNLQLDMTKLGYETKPLEWFKKEIHKPFGMCLVTGPTGSGKTVSLYSALSELNKVSENISTAEDPVEFNFAGINQVQMHEEIGLNFASALRAFLRQDPDIIMIGEIRDFETAEIGVKAALTGHLVLSTLHTNDAPSTINRLLNMGIEPFLVASAVNLITAQRLGRRTCQECKQPEDIPKKVLIEAGVPEADVDSYVSYKGTGCPVCNDTGCKGRVGIYQVMPMFEEIKEMVLGGANTAEIKQTSMKLGVKTMRQSALTKLQEGVLSIEEVGRCTVADT; translated from the coding sequence ATGGCCTCCAACCGACTTGGCGAACTGCTGGTTCGCAACGGTCTGATCGACGAAAAACAGCTTTCAAAAGGTTTGGAAGAGCAGAAGCTGAACGGTGGTCGTCTCGGTGCCAGCCTGATTAAACTCGGTTATATCAAGGAAGAAGAGCTGGCGGCGTTTCTGTCACGCCAGTACGGTGTCCCGTCGATCAATCTGAGTGAATTCGAGATCGACCCCGCAGTTATCTCTGCCGTTCCCGCCGACGTCTCCCAAAAATACCAGATTATTCCGATCAACCGTGCCGGTTCAACCCTGATCATCGCCATGAGCGACCCGTCGAATATTTTTGCGATCGACGACATCAAGTTCATGACCGGTTACAACGTTGAAGTGGTGGTCGCACCGGAAGCGTCAATCAAGGACGCAATTGACAAGTATTACGATCAGAGTGCGTCGTTGGCCAGCGTCATGGACGATCTCGAAGACATCGACATGGAGGTCATCGAGGGCGATGAAGAGGTTGATGTCGGTTCTTTGGCGCAAGCGACCGAAGATGCCCCGGTTGTTAAATTATGTAATCTGATTCTGACCGATGCGATTAAACGCGGCGCCTCGGATATTCATATCGAGCCGTATGAAAAGTCGTTTCGGGTGCGTTACCGGATCGACGGGATGCTCTACGAGGTGATGAAGCCGCCGATGAAGCTGAAAAATGCGATCACCTCGCGGATCAAGATCATGGCGGAAATGGATATTGCCGAGCGTCGCCTGCCGCAGGACGGGCGGATCAAAATCAAACTTGGCAAAGACCGGGATATGGATTACCGGGTCAACTGTCTGCCGACCTTGTTTGGTGAAAAGATTTGCCTGCGGTTGCTCGATAAGTCGAATCTGCAACTCGACATGACCAAACTGGGGTATGAAACGAAGCCGTTGGAGTGGTTCAAGAAGGAAATCCACAAACCGTTCGGCATGTGTCTGGTCACCGGCCCGACCGGGTCAGGAAAGACCGTTTCGCTTTATTCCGCACTGTCGGAGCTGAACAAGGTCTCGGAAAATATATCGACGGCCGAAGATCCGGTCGAGTTTAACTTTGCCGGCATCAATCAGGTGCAGATGCACGAGGAAATCGGGCTCAACTTCGCCTCGGCACTGCGGGCATTTTTGCGTCAGGATCCGGATATCATTATGATCGGTGAGATTCGCGATTTTGAAACTGCCGAGATCGGGGTCAAGGCGGCCTTGACCGGGCACCTGGTGCTGTCGACCCTGCACACCAATGATGCACCAAGTACCATCAACCGTCTGCTCAATATGGGGATCGAACCCTTTCTGGTCGCATCCGCCGTCAACCTGATCACCGCACAACGGCTCGGCCGACGGACGTGTCAGGAGTGCAAACAACCGGAAGATATTCCCAAAAAAGTATTGATCGAAGCCGGTGTACCCGAGGCCGATGTCGACAGCTATGTTTCCTACAAAGGGACCGGTTGTCCGGTGTGCAACGATACCGGTTGCAAGGGGCGGGTCGGTATCTATCAGGTCATGCCGATGTTTGAGGAAATCAAGGAAATGGTTCTGGGGGGAGCCAATACCGCCGAGATCAAACAAACCTCAATGAAGCTGGGCGTAAAAACGATGCGCCAGTCGGCGCTAACCAAACTCCAGGAAGGCGTTTTGTCGATCGAGGAAGTCGGGCGCTGCACGGTTGCTGATACCTGA
- a CDS encoding type IV pilus twitching motility protein PilT: MATIHQLLKTMVEQGSSDLHITTGSPPQIRIDGHMTPLKLPPLTGNDTKNLCYSILTDDQKRRFEEENELDFSFGVKGLARFRGNLFRQRGAVGGVFRLIPFKILTFDDLGLPPVVKAITSKPRGLVLVTGPTGSGKSTTLAAMIDAINSERHEHIITIEDPIEFIHPHKKCLVNQREVGGDTVSFKRALKAILRQDPDVVLVGELRDLETIEAALTIAETGHLCFATLHTNSCAQTINRVVDVFPTNQQQQVRTQLAFVLEGVLSQTLVPKVGGRGRALALEVMVPNVAIRALIREDKIHQIYSQMQMGQDKYGMQTMNQQLFMLLHQKQITLETAMSRSSDIDELKQMIANPAAHIKRYATPPPPKR, encoded by the coding sequence ATGGCGACAATTCATCAATTGCTCAAAACCATGGTCGAACAGGGGTCTTCCGACCTGCATATCACCACCGGGTCTCCCCCGCAAATTCGTATCGACGGTCACATGACCCCGCTCAAATTGCCGCCGCTGACGGGCAACGATACCAAGAATCTCTGCTACAGTATCCTTACCGATGATCAGAAGCGCCGCTTTGAAGAAGAGAACGAACTTGATTTCTCCTTCGGTGTCAAGGGATTGGCGCGGTTTCGGGGGAATCTGTTTCGCCAGCGCGGCGCGGTCGGCGGGGTGTTCCGGCTGATTCCGTTTAAAATCCTGACCTTCGACGATCTGGGTTTGCCGCCGGTGGTCAAGGCGATTACCAGTAAGCCCCGGGGACTGGTACTGGTCACCGGGCCGACCGGGAGTGGCAAATCGACCACCCTGGCGGCGATGATCGATGCGATCAATTCAGAGCGCCACGAGCACATCATCACCATCGAAGACCCTATCGAGTTTATTCATCCGCACAAAAAATGCCTGGTCAACCAGCGCGAAGTGGGGGGGGATACGGTTTCTTTCAAGCGGGCATTGAAGGCGATTCTGCGTCAGGACCCCGACGTGGTTCTGGTTGGCGAGTTGCGCGATCTGGAAACGATCGAAGCGGCGTTGACCATTGCCGAAACCGGACACCTGTGTTTTGCGACCCTGCATACCAACTCTTGCGCACAAACCATCAACCGGGTGGTTGACGTTTTCCCCACCAATCAGCAGCAACAGGTGCGCACCCAGCTTGCATTTGTTCTCGAAGGGGTCCTGTCACAAACCCTGGTGCCCAAGGTTGGCGGCAGAGGGCGGGCGCTGGCGCTCGAAGTCATGGTGCCGAATGTCGCGATCCGGGCCTTGATTCGCGAAGACAAGATCCATCAGATCTATTCACAGATGCAGATGGGACAAGATAAATATGGGATGCAGACGATGAATCAGCAACTTTTCATGTTGCTGCATCAAAAACAGATTACGCTCGAAACGGCCATGTCACGTTCCAGCGATATAGACGAATTGAAACAGATGATTGCCAACCCGGCGGCGCACATCAAGCGATACGCCACCCCGCCACCACCGAAGCGTTGA
- a CDS encoding type II secretion system F family protein, producing MPKYSWEAKDKKGKVHKGEVEAPNEDVVRAQVKAQGLMVTAVKERGKGLDFELKIPGFEPKVTTRDLVIFTRQFSTMIDAGLPLVQCLDILSSQQENKTFKKMLTQIKEDVESGSTFADALKKHPKGFDELYVNLIAAGEVGGILDTILNRLAAYIEKAQKLKKQVKSAMTYPITIIGIAALVIIVIMVFVIPAFEKMFADFGGSLPMPTQIVIAMSRFITSYILVIIGAVFAFITLVKRIYATKKGREIMDDWFLKLPVFGELIRKVSVAKFTRTLGTMISSGVPILDGLEIVAKTAGNKTVEKAIYVVRQSISEGKTISEPLTKTGVFPSMVCQMIAVGEQSGSIDTMLNKIADFYDDEVDDAVGNLTAMMEPMLMAFLGTTVGGLVIAMYLPIFKLAGAAGG from the coding sequence ATGCCCAAATATTCGTGGGAAGCAAAAGACAAAAAAGGTAAAGTTCACAAGGGCGAGGTTGAAGCGCCGAATGAGGATGTTGTCCGTGCCCAGGTGAAAGCCCAGGGGTTGATGGTCACCGCCGTCAAGGAACGCGGCAAGGGGCTGGATTTTGAACTCAAAATCCCCGGCTTTGAGCCCAAAGTCACCACCCGCGACCTTGTCATCTTTACCCGCCAGTTCAGCACCATGATCGATGCCGGTTTGCCGCTGGTGCAATGCCTGGATATTCTGTCGAGTCAGCAGGAGAATAAAACCTTCAAGAAAATGCTGACCCAGATCAAGGAAGATGTTGAATCCGGCTCCACCTTTGCCGATGCGCTGAAAAAACACCCCAAAGGTTTTGATGAACTCTACGTCAACCTGATTGCCGCGGGCGAGGTCGGCGGTATTCTGGATACCATTCTCAACCGCCTGGCGGCGTATATCGAAAAAGCGCAGAAACTCAAGAAACAGGTCAAAAGCGCCATGACCTACCCGATTACCATCATCGGTATCGCGGCGTTGGTTATTATTGTCATCATGGTTTTTGTTATCCCCGCCTTCGAAAAAATGTTCGCGGATTTCGGTGGTTCATTGCCGATGCCGACCCAGATCGTCATCGCCATGAGTCGCTTTATTACCAGTTATATTCTGGTGATCATCGGCGCCGTTTTCGCGTTTATCACCCTTGTTAAACGCATTTATGCCACCAAAAAGGGGCGGGAGATCATGGACGACTGGTTCCTTAAACTCCCGGTCTTTGGTGAACTGATCCGCAAGGTTTCAGTCGCCAAATTTACCCGAACCCTGGGGACAATGATTTCCAGTGGCGTGCCGATCCTTGATGGCCTGGAAATTGTCGCCAAAACCGCCGGCAACAAGACTGTGGAAAAAGCGATCTATGTCGTCCGGCAGAGCATCAGCGAAGGGAAGACCATTTCCGAGCCGCTCACCAAAACCGGCGTTTTCCCGTCGATGGTGTGTCAGATGATCGCCGTCGGTGAACAGTCCGGATCGATCGATACCATGCTCAATAAAATTGCCGATTTCTATGATGACGAGGTCGACGATGCCGTCGGCAACCTGACGGCCATGATGGAGCCAATGCTCATGGCCTTTCTCGGTACAACCGTCGGTGGTCTGGTTATCGCCATGTATCTGCCGATTTTCAAACTTGCCGGAGCCGCGGGCGGTTAA